Proteins encoded together in one Sinorhizobium sp. B11 window:
- a CDS encoding NnrS family protein, translating to MKNTSDATRDLPRGMSRTGPVLFSYGFRPFFLASALWAIASIALWMAYLSFGVPVALDYGTLYWHAHEMLFGFAPAVLAGFLLTAIPNWTGRLPIAGRPLAVLFAIWCAGRITMLLSGSIGIVPAAAVDSLFLPVMLLICAREVVAGKKWKDLKVIAGLFVLSLANGLFHIEVIDGAGPELAIRFGIGAYVLLVTIVGGRILPSFTRNWINQFGRTDFPVPYNSFDAATIIIGAVAFVLWACAPDSTATCGTAGVAAVLNMMRLVRWRGWTTWREPILFVLHATFLFVPFGFAAISLQAAGWLPEVAVLHVFAIGTISMMMLAVMTRATRGHTGRKLKSSRMTNISYVLLGCVALVRPLAELIPALSTEILAVAAIGWTAAFGLFVVEHTPLLWSGRKPLTMRGG from the coding sequence ATGAAAAACACTTCGGATGCCACGCGAGATCTTCCGCGCGGCATGTCGCGAACCGGACCGGTGCTCTTCTCCTACGGCTTCCGGCCCTTCTTTCTGGCATCGGCGCTTTGGGCCATCGCAAGCATAGCCCTATGGATGGCCTATCTCAGCTTCGGCGTTCCCGTCGCATTGGACTATGGGACATTGTACTGGCATGCGCATGAGATGCTGTTCGGTTTCGCGCCAGCCGTTCTGGCCGGCTTCCTGCTGACCGCGATCCCGAACTGGACCGGACGCCTGCCGATCGCGGGCAGGCCGCTGGCGGTGCTGTTTGCGATCTGGTGCGCCGGCCGTATCACCATGTTGCTCAGCGGCTCGATCGGGATCGTGCCGGCTGCCGCCGTCGACAGCCTGTTCCTGCCGGTGATGCTCCTCATCTGCGCGCGCGAGGTCGTGGCTGGAAAAAAATGGAAGGACTTGAAGGTCATCGCCGGGCTTTTCGTCCTTTCGCTCGCAAATGGGCTTTTCCACATCGAGGTCATCGACGGCGCAGGTCCGGAACTGGCGATACGTTTCGGAATAGGTGCCTACGTGCTGCTCGTGACCATCGTCGGGGGCAGGATTTTGCCGAGTTTCACCCGCAACTGGATCAATCAGTTCGGCCGTACGGACTTTCCGGTGCCGTATAACAGTTTCGATGCGGCAACCATCATCATCGGGGCTGTCGCGTTTGTCCTGTGGGCGTGCGCACCGGATTCGACGGCAACGTGCGGGACGGCGGGTGTCGCGGCGGTCCTCAACATGATGAGGCTTGTTCGCTGGCGCGGCTGGACCACCTGGCGGGAACCCATCCTGTTCGTCCTGCACGCCACTTTCCTGTTCGTACCGTTCGGTTTTGCCGCCATTTCGCTTCAAGCCGCAGGGTGGCTGCCCGAAGTGGCCGTGCTGCATGTCTTCGCGATCGGCACGATTTCGATGATGATGCTCGCAGTGATGACAAGGGCAACACGCGGCCATACCGGGCGGAAACTGAAATCGAGCCGGATGACCAATATTTCCTATGTCCTGCTTGGCTGTGTTGCCCTCGTTCGGCCGCTCGCCGAACTCATCCCGGCGCTGAGCACCGAGATCCTTGCGGTCGCCGCGATCGGCTGGACGGCGGCTTTCGGATTGTTCGTGGTGGAACATACGCCGCTCCTATGGTCGGGGCGCAAGCCTCTGACGATGAGGGGAGGGTGA
- a CDS encoding DUF6522 family protein, which produces MSEDFADRTSLFGLQTDGSPIVDAAVLAGRFGLTPDLLLDHLRRGFVRSRVEIGAGDDAGKRRLSVRIGNRVWIAIVNEDGCVLSEEMQFSGMVPGGERS; this is translated from the coding sequence ATGAGCGAAGACTTTGCGGATAGGACGAGCCTATTTGGATTGCAGACAGACGGCAGCCCCATCGTCGACGCTGCCGTGCTCGCAGGGCGCTTCGGCCTTACGCCCGACCTCCTGCTGGATCATCTGCGCCGGGGTTTTGTCCGCTCGAGAGTGGAGATCGGCGCCGGTGACGACGCCGGCAAGCGGCGTCTTTCCGTCCGTATCGGCAATCGGGTCTGGATTGCGATCGTCAACGAGGACGGCTGTGTGCTCAGCGAAGAAATGCAGTTTTCGGGCATGGTGCCGGGAGGCGAGCGCAGCTGA
- the nirK gene encoding copper-containing nitrite reductase → MTNTLQMTRRTMLAGAAVAGALTPIIIANNAAHADEVVAANTPKKAPTVDFTKLQREKVELVKPPFVHPHSQKAEGGAKIKEFTLTIQEKKMVLDKDGTEVNAMTFDGSVPGPMMVVHQDDYVELTLVNPETNTMQHNIDFHAATGGLGGGALTVVGPGESTVLRFKATKAGVFVYHCAPPGMVPWHVTSGMNGAIMVLPREGLTDGHGKPLVYDKIYYVGEQDFYIPRDEDGKFKKYDSPGEAYEDTLAVMKTLTPTHIVFNGAVGALTGDNAMTAKVGETVLIVHSQANRDTRPHLIGGHGEYVWATGKFANVPDVDQETWFIPGGTAGAALYTFAQPGIYAYVNHNLIEAFELGAAAHFKVTGDWNDDLMTSVKSPSAS, encoded by the coding sequence ATGACGAATACTCTGCAAATGACCCGTCGCACGATGCTTGCGGGCGCTGCTGTCGCAGGAGCGCTGACGCCCATCATCATCGCGAATAACGCTGCCCATGCCGACGAGGTGGTGGCAGCGAACACGCCCAAGAAGGCGCCGACCGTCGACTTCACCAAGCTTCAGCGCGAGAAGGTCGAATTGGTCAAGCCGCCCTTCGTCCACCCCCACAGCCAGAAAGCCGAGGGTGGGGCGAAGATCAAGGAATTCACGCTGACCATCCAGGAAAAGAAGATGGTGCTCGACAAGGACGGGACCGAGGTGAACGCGATGACGTTCGACGGTTCGGTGCCTGGTCCGATGATGGTCGTGCACCAGGACGATTATGTGGAACTGACACTGGTCAATCCTGAAACGAACACGATGCAGCACAATATCGACTTCCACGCCGCAACCGGCGGGCTTGGCGGCGGCGCATTGACGGTCGTCGGCCCCGGCGAAAGCACCGTCCTGCGCTTCAAGGCGACGAAGGCAGGCGTCTTCGTCTACCACTGCGCGCCTCCCGGCATGGTACCCTGGCATGTCACGTCGGGGATGAACGGCGCAATCATGGTTCTTCCACGTGAAGGTCTTACCGACGGTCACGGAAAACCCCTCGTCTACGACAAGATCTACTATGTCGGCGAGCAGGACTTCTACATCCCGCGCGATGAGGACGGCAAATTCAAGAAATATGACAGTCCCGGCGAGGCCTACGAGGATACGCTTGCCGTCATGAAGACGCTGACCCCCACCCATATCGTTTTCAACGGCGCCGTCGGCGCGCTGACGGGCGACAATGCCATGACCGCCAAGGTCGGTGAGACCGTGCTCATCGTCCATTCGCAGGCCAATCGCGATACGCGGCCGCATCTCATCGGCGGCCATGGCGAATATGTCTGGGCGACCGGCAAATTTGCGAACGTGCCCGACGTGGACCAGGAGACCTGGTTCATCCCGGGCGGCACGGCGGGTGCTGCGCTCTACACCTTCGCGCAGCCGGGCATCTACGCCTATGTCAACCACAACCTCATCGAGGCATTCGAACTCGGTGCGGCTGCCCACTTCAAGGTCACCGGGGACTGGAACGACGATCTGATGACTTCGGTGAAGTCGCCGTCGGCCAGCTGA
- a CDS encoding Crp/Fnr family transcriptional regulator: MKVDRIVLKSLPLFERTTDADLDAMLEHATPRRIAQGDAVFEQGAPAKSFFLLLHGRLKVTQVTHDGQQIIVRMVHPGDLFGFAMALRRQDYPGTATAAAESLILGWPTDMWSRFVEQNPRLAMTAMQTIGQRLEEAHTRIREMSTEEVEKRVAHAVLRLSKQAGKPVGTAIKIDFPISRQDIAEMTGTTLHTVSRILSAWEGKGIVEGGRQKLTVTDPQRLLRLAEGEDD; encoded by the coding sequence ATGAAAGTTGACCGTATAGTTTTGAAGTCACTGCCGCTTTTCGAGCGCACGACGGATGCCGATCTCGACGCCATGCTCGAGCACGCCACACCGCGCCGTATCGCCCAGGGCGATGCGGTATTCGAGCAGGGAGCACCCGCAAAATCGTTCTTCCTGCTGTTGCACGGCAGGCTCAAGGTCACGCAGGTCACGCATGACGGCCAGCAGATCATCGTCAGGATGGTCCATCCGGGCGACCTGTTCGGCTTCGCCATGGCGCTGCGCCGACAGGATTATCCGGGCACGGCCACAGCCGCCGCGGAAAGTCTCATCCTCGGATGGCCGACCGACATGTGGTCACGGTTCGTCGAGCAAAATCCCCGACTGGCGATGACCGCGATGCAGACGATCGGCCAGCGGCTTGAGGAGGCGCACACGCGCATCCGCGAGATGTCGACCGAAGAAGTGGAAAAGCGGGTTGCCCATGCCGTGCTGCGCCTGTCCAAACAAGCCGGCAAGCCGGTCGGAACGGCGATCAAAATCGATTTCCCGATTTCGCGGCAGGATATTGCTGAAATGACGGGCACGACGCTGCATACAGTGTCGCGAATCCTGAGTGCCTGGGAAGGCAAGGGCATCGTCGAGGGTGGCAGGCAGAAGCTGACGGTCACCGATCCGCAGCGTCTTCTAAGACTTGCTGAAGGCGAAGACGACTAA
- a CDS encoding formylglycine-generating enzyme family protein → MTPHAETAGVSGISIALPLVLLAVLSATLAVEAGLVNIGRRDAAFAAPEVVTIVPHEFQYRDATEYFRSGLAVDAPKHKVRVRMPLTIMRYQTSLSEYDRCVADGACPEPEGRSATAGNDTPVTGVSYEDALRYASWLSQKTDEHWRLPTDFELAYAAADRFPDDALGIEADSKNPALRWLADYEREARRTASSDPAPQPRGSFGVSQTGLADFGGNIWEWTSTCNRRIDLDKQAIVDEPDPANCGIMIAAGRHRAPMSTFVRNPKGGGCSVGSPPDNLGFRLVRRPGLLESIEDFTRSAMTDMIGGAIFRGVQRGDDES, encoded by the coding sequence ATGACACCGCACGCCGAGACTGCAGGAGTTTCCGGCATTTCAATCGCACTTCCACTTGTGCTTCTTGCGGTCCTTTCCGCAACGCTTGCGGTTGAGGCGGGGCTCGTGAACATCGGGCGGCGCGACGCTGCATTTGCTGCTCCCGAGGTGGTCACAATTGTACCCCACGAATTCCAGTACCGCGACGCGACCGAGTATTTCCGCAGCGGCCTGGCTGTCGACGCGCCGAAGCATAAGGTCCGTGTCCGGATGCCTCTGACGATCATGAGATATCAGACCAGCCTTTCCGAATATGACCGTTGCGTGGCCGACGGCGCCTGCCCTGAGCCGGAGGGACGAAGCGCGACCGCCGGCAACGACACGCCGGTCACCGGTGTCAGTTACGAGGATGCCCTGCGCTATGCGAGCTGGCTGTCGCAGAAGACGGACGAACATTGGCGACTTCCGACCGACTTCGAACTCGCCTACGCTGCGGCCGACCGTTTTCCCGATGATGCACTCGGCATCGAGGCGGACAGCAAAAACCCTGCGTTGCGCTGGCTTGCAGACTATGAACGCGAGGCACGGCGCACCGCTTCGAGCGACCCGGCTCCGCAGCCAAGAGGATCGTTCGGCGTGAGCCAGACCGGCCTTGCCGATTTCGGCGGGAACATCTGGGAATGGACCTCGACCTGCAACAGGCGCATCGACCTCGACAAGCAAGCCATTGTCGACGAGCCTGATCCGGCGAATTGCGGCATCATGATCGCCGCCGGCAGGCACCGCGCTCCGATGAGCACCTTTGTGAGAAATCCCAAAGGCGGCGGATGCTCGGTCGGCAGCCCCCCGGACAATCTCGGTTTCCGGCTCGTCCGCCGACCAGGCCTCCTTGAGAGTATCGAAGACTTCACCCGCAGCGCCATGACCGATATGATCGGCGGCGCCATTTTCAGAGGAGTTCAGCGGGGCGACGATGAAAGTTGA